The following proteins come from a genomic window of Dreissena polymorpha isolate Duluth1 chromosome 1, UMN_Dpol_1.0, whole genome shotgun sequence:
- the LOC127879904 gene encoding putative nuclease HARBI1, whose protein sequence is MKFDFRISANTLSLVVKDVCQAIVDEYKDEVIKCPTTPEEWLTVATNFERRWNVPHACGALDGKHVVIRKPPSSGSLFHNYKRFFSILLMGLVDADYKFIWIDVGGDGYMSDAMIYNNSDLKECLSNGSIGLPPPSPLPNEDLDTPYLLLGDDAFCLRTYMMKPFSAQNFTKEQRIYKYRIFRGRRILENAFGILAQRWQVLLRTIQQIPETARLIVEACVCLHNLMRMQFPTWQNAVVDHEDVNHDIVLGAWRINANMVDVDHALGPNRDSTAAKKQREYLKLYFNSEAGSVPWQDNMI, encoded by the coding sequence ATGAAGTTCGACTTTCGAATTTCGGCCAATACACTGTCCCTTGTAGTGAAGGATGTTTGCCAAGCCATCGTCGACGAATACAAAGATGAGGTTATTAAGTGTCCTACAACGCCTGAAGAATGGCTAACAGTGGCGACCAACTTTGAGCGCCGCTGGAACGTCCCTCACGCGTGTGGTGCTCTAGATGGAAAGCATGTTGTAATTAGAAAGCCCCCTAGTAGTGGCAGCCTTTTCCACAACTACAAGAGATTTTTCTCCATTTTGTTGATGGGATTAGTTGATGCCGATTATAAATTTATTTGGATAGATGTGGGGGGAGATGGATACATGTCGGACGCCATGATCTACAACAACTCGGATTTAAAGGAGTGCCTTTCTAATGGATCTATAGGtttaccaccaccatcacctctTCCAAATGAAGACCTAGACACGCCATACTTACTTCTTGGCGATGATGCGTTCTGTCTCCGAACTTACATGATGAAACCTTTTTCGGCTCAAAACTTTACAAAGGAGCAGCGCATCTACAAGTATCGCATTTTCCGTGGCAGAAGAATACTTGAAAATGCGTTCGGTATTCTTGCCCAGCGCTGGCAAGTTCTTTTAAGGACGATTCAGCAAATACCCGAAACAGCACGTCTTATTGTTGAGGCTTGTGTCTGCCTTCATAACCTAATGAGGATGCAATTTCCAACATGGCAAAATGCAGTTGTTGACCACGAGGACGTCAACCATGACATAGTTCTAGGAGCATGGCGGATCAACGCTAACATGGTGGACGTGGATCATGCACTTGGCCCAAACAGGGACAGCACTGCAGCAAAGAAGCAACGTGAGTATTTAAAGTTGTATTTCAATTCAGAAGCAGGATCAGTGCCCTGGCAGGACAATATGATATAG